In Acidobacteriota bacterium, a genomic segment contains:
- a CDS encoding dipeptide ABC transporter ATP-binding protein: MSPSNNNHLLLEVRDLQKHYPVKRGLLGRTVAQIKAVDGVSFEMKHGETLGLVGESGCGKTTTGRAILRLIEPTAGQVTFDGTEILGLEGEPLRQIRKRMQIIFQDPYGSLNPRMTVGGIVMEGMVAHGMYSKDERIERTQNLLERVGLDRDQFHRYPHEFSGGQRQRIGIARALAVEPRFIVCDEPVSALDVSIQAQIINLLADLKQELGLSYLFIAHDLSVVEHISDRVAVMYLGRIVEQATSSEIFSNPLHPYTKALLASVPSIAPGEKKRRAVLMGDVPTPLNPPPGCPFHTRCPEVMDICKVETPVVTPQGPQHTVACHLYQIAGPAQRA, encoded by the coding sequence ATGAGTCCATCCAACAACAATCACCTGCTGCTGGAAGTCCGCGATTTGCAGAAACATTATCCCGTCAAGCGCGGCTTGCTGGGGCGCACGGTAGCGCAGATCAAGGCTGTCGATGGCGTGTCGTTCGAGATGAAGCACGGCGAGACGCTGGGCCTGGTGGGCGAGAGCGGCTGCGGCAAGACCACCACGGGCCGCGCCATCCTGCGCCTGATCGAGCCGACCGCCGGGCAAGTGACCTTCGACGGTACGGAGATACTGGGGCTGGAAGGCGAGCCGCTGCGCCAGATTCGCAAGCGAATGCAGATCATCTTTCAGGACCCTTACGGGTCGCTCAACCCGCGCATGACCGTCGGCGGCATCGTGATGGAAGGCATGGTCGCGCACGGCATGTACTCGAAGGACGAGCGCATCGAGCGCACCCAGAATTTGTTGGAGCGCGTCGGTCTCGACCGCGACCAGTTTCATCGCTACCCGCACGAATTCTCCGGCGGACAGCGCCAGCGCATCGGCATCGCGCGCGCCCTCGCCGTGGAGCCGCGCTTCATTGTCTGCGACGAGCCGGTCTCGGCGCTGGACGTTTCCATTCAGGCGCAGATCATCAATCTGCTCGCCGATCTCAAGCAGGAGCTGGGGCTATCGTACCTGTTCATCGCGCACGATCTGTCGGTGGTGGAACACATCTCCGACCGCGTGGCGGTGATGTACCTGGGCCGCATCGTCGAGCAGGCCACCAGCAGCGAGATATTCTCGAATCCACTGCATCCTTATACGAAGGCGCTGCTGGCCTCGGTGCCGTCTATCGCTCCGGGTGAAAAAAAGAGGCGCGCGGTGTTGATGGGGGATGTGCCCACGCCGCTCAATCCGCCGCCCGGCTGCCCCTTCCACACGCGCTGCCCCGAGGTAATGGACATCTGCAAAGTGGAAACTCCGGTTGTTACTCCGCAGGGCCCGCAGCACACCGTTGCCTGCCACCTTTATCAGATCGCCGGTCCAGCGCAACGAGCGTAG